From the genome of Fundulus heteroclitus isolate FHET01 chromosome 7, MU-UCD_Fhet_4.1, whole genome shotgun sequence, one region includes:
- the LOC118563814 gene encoding uncharacterized protein LOC118563814, translated as MEDVLIKSLVLSYAVHVAMSAAEQEWIITDKFFHASTVLCCLQPSIIKPQKIVMASSKPARLRVILKESNTEKLTLPNGIPDSLDELLRKVKDTFGLKTNVRLQYMDKDFGNDFFNLTSTSDLEDLGTVKVLQEKPIQTFVDVVETAPSSSTVHSDDSSSLSSNDTIILSSPESLSSRTQQWPANFPIPIFSYDTERQLEKGNSEYQANKKMLTVTSRMKTDILNRLIEEIYQYRAYPEDAHFCVVAEALVKKHPCLKEPGSFNGCYGWKQRLKYKMGNYRTLLKSQGCPELSVNSLKSKASISVFPAEKIKKPRRAEANFYPSFPLGETQESMDKERIELLTAIKRRNNDRVIADKMARTFAYRRQEVVNEEPGIEDFKDRWPALFQQKEINAEFQRLMALPLEQTFLAQLDRHSSQLIKVIQAKGGATRAKMAAIMRTYDEVEDIGIRRECVLKGLITFLGEDAKDLIKEYCGSSGDDAQMELKQLTMAVFVIRKEGEGLKEPPEDIGIVIEGVEVLHDLTSVASACALLLGLIYSLNLAYPKALRFTFEVFQKIFMQLEQHKMSPKVQNLFGRLQTSQ; from the exons atggaagacgtgttg ATAAAATCCCTGGTCCTCAGTTATGCGGTCCATGTTGCAATGTCAGCTGCTG AACAGGAGTGGATCATCACTGATAAGTTTTTCCACGCCTCCACTGTTCTGTGCT GCCTACAACCAAGTATCATCAAACCACAAAAG ATTGTCATGGCAAGTTCAAAACCTGCAAGACTGAGGGTGATTCTAAAAGAGAGCAACACTGAAAAACTGACTCTTCCAAATGGCATCCCAGACTCTCTGGATGAGCTTCTCAGAAAGGTGAAAGATACCTTTGGTTTAAAGACCAATGTCAGATTGCAATATATGGACAAAGACTTTGGGAACGACTTCTTCAACCTCACCTCAACTTCTGACCTTGAGGACTTGGGAACAGTCAAGGTGCTTCAAGAAAAACCCATTCAAACTTTTGTTGACGTCGTTGAAACAGCTCCATCTTCTTCTACAGTTCACTCTGACGACAGCAGTTCTTTATCCTCAAATGACACTATAATCCTCTCCTCTCCTGAATCCTTGTCATCGCGAACACAACAATGGCCAGCCAACTTTCCCATTCCCATATTTTCATATGACACTGAACGTCAGCTAGAGAAGGGGAATTCTGAGTATCAAGCAAACAAGAAAATGTTGACAGTCACGTCCCGAATGAAGACTGACATCCTAAATAGATTAATAGAAGAGATCTACCAATACAGAGCCTACCCAGAGGATGCACATTTCTGTGTAGTTGCAGAGGCCTTGGTTAAAAAACATCCGTGTTTAAAAGAGCCTGGTTCATTCAATGGTTGCTACGGTTGGAAGCAAAGGCTGAAGTACAAAATGGGAAACTACAGGACTCTACTCAAATCACAAGGATGTCCAGAGTTGTCTGTGAACTCACTTAAATCCAAAGCTagtatttctgtttttcccgctgaaaaaataaagaagccaAGACGAGCTGAAGCCAACTTTTATCCATCCTTTCCATTGGGAGAAACACAAGAAAGCATGGACAAAGAGAGAATTGAACTCTTGACAGCAATCAAAAGGAGGAACAATGACAGGGTCATTGCAGACAAAATGGCTCGTACTTTTGCCTACAGGCGTCAGGAGGTGGTGAATGAAGAACCTGGTATAGAGGATTTCAAGGATAGATGGCCTGCTCTGTTCCAACAGAAAGAG ATTAATGCGGAGTTCCAGAGGCTCATGGCTCTTCCCCTTGAGCAGACTTTCTTGGCCCAGTTGGACAGGCACTCAAGTCAGCTGATTAAAGTCATCCAGGCCAAAGGAGGAGCAACACGTGCAAAAATGGCTGCCATCATGAGAACCTATGATGAG GTTGAAGACATTGGGATTCGAAGGGAATGTGTTCTGAAAGGCCTCATCACCTTTCTTGGAGAGGATGCAAAAGACCTTATTAAGGAATACTGT GGCAGCAGCGGAGATGATGCCCAGATGGAactcaaacaactcaccatggCAGTGTTTGTGATTCGGAAGGAGGGAGAGGGATTGAAAGAACCCCCAGAAGACATTGGCATCGTCATTGAGGGAGTGGAGGTGTTGCATGACCTGACTTCAGTTGCCTCAGCATGTGCCCTGCTTCTGGGTTTGATATATTCCCTTAACCTGGCTTATCCAAAGGCTCTGCGCTTCACATTTGAAGTGTTCCAAAAAATCTTCATGCAGCTTGAGCAGCACAAGATGTCTCCTAAAGTTCAAAATTTGTTTGGAAGACTTCAGACCTCACAGTAA
- the LOC118563694 gene encoding uncharacterized protein LOC118563694, whose product MEDTHPWGRYIDFYFELGLEYKHIKSVLDSRHGFSISERHLKRVFRARGLIRRKSFSDLAVLVEFINNQLQSSGQLHGYRWMYAKCREHGLRVRKEDVRFVLKELDPQGVALRQARRLRRRNYFSKGPNFIWHMDSYDKLKPYGICINASIDGFSRKIIWLNAYTTSSNPKVIGGYYIEAVQRLNGCPRVVRGDLGTENGHVRSFQRFLVPTEPNETLDSYLEGASTANQRIEYWWRFLRNQCVEFWLSLFGDIRDNGYFDGGFLDKNLLQFCCMGIIQDELDDTAQVWNAHSIRPSNNRNVPSGRPNVMYALPELYRTRDFLCLVEEEHVEVCKNECISRLTKPCDPDVFDLCNILMAESHLTLPTDAYQALNLYMHLREAIIASL is encoded by the exons ATGGAGGACACCCACCCATGGGGTAGatatatagatttttatttcGAGCTTGGGCTTGAGtataaacacattaaatcagTGCTTGACAGCAGACATGGATTTAGTATTAGTGAGAGACATCTGAAGAGAGTTTTCAGAGCGCGGGGACTCATTCGGCGCAAGTCCTTTTCCGACTTGGCAGTTTTGGTAGAATTCATTAATAACCAGCTACAGTCCTCTGGACAGCTTCACGGTTACCGATGGATGTACGCTAAATGCAGAGAGCATGGACTTCGTGTGAGAAAAGAAGATGTGCGCTTTGTGTTGAAGGAATTGGATCCCCAAGGGGTGGCACTGAGGCAGGCAAGACGTCTCAGACGGAGAAATTACTTTTCAAAGGGACCAAACTTCATCTGGCACATGGACTCCTACGACAAACTTAAACCATATGGAATATGCATCAACGCAAGTATTGATGGGTTTTCAAGAAAAATAATCTGGCTTAATGCTTACACAACAAGTAGTAATCCAAAGGTGATCGGGGGGTATTACATCGAAGCGGTGCAGCGTTTAAATGGCTGCCCTAGAGTTGTACGTGGTGATCTTGGAACCGAAAATGGCCATGTGAGAAGTTTCCAGCGTTTCCTTGTACCAACGGAACCAAACGAGACCCTTGACAGTTACCTGGAAGGAGCAAGTACAGCTAATCAAAGAATTGAATATTGGTGGCGTTTCCTTCGTAACCAGTGTGTGGAGTTCTGGTTGTCCCTTTTTGGAGACATCAGAGACAACGGTTACTTTGATGGTGGATTTTTAGACAAAAACCTTCTTCAGTTTTGCTGCATGGGGATCATACAG GATGAGCTGGATGATACTGCCCAGGTTTGGAATGCACACTCCATCAGGCCATCAAACAACAGAAATGTCCCCAGTGGTCGACCCAATGTGATGTATGCATTACCTGAGCTCTACAGGACAAGAGACTTTCTTTGCCTTGTTGAAGAGGAACATGTTGAAGTATGCAAAAATGAGTGCATTTCTCGACTGACCAAACCATGTGATCCAGATGTCTTTGACCTCTGCAACATCCTTATGGCAGAGTCCCATCTGACCTTACCCACAGACGCTTACCAGGCTTTGAACTTGTATATGCATCTAAGAGAGGCAATCATTGCATCACTTTAA
- the LOC118563815 gene encoding LOW QUALITY PROTEIN: olfactory receptor 6N2-like (The sequence of the model RefSeq protein was modified relative to this genomic sequence to represent the inferred CDS: substituted 1 base at 1 genomic stop codon) produces MHRNLHEPMYIFIAALLLNSIVFSTNIYPKLLSDFLSEKQIVSYSACYLQFFLFYFLSGSEFLLLAAMAYDRYVSICAPLQYATIMGRTTVSIFLSLAWLVPATNLSGGVRXVILSSKMKLCELNLNGILCNNSIYNMFCVSSKVHIIFGAVSVAMIAIFSLLFIIFTYTRILIISFQSCKEVRKKAAQTCSPHLLVLISFTV; encoded by the exons ATGCACAGAAACCTCCATGAGCCCATGTACATTTTCATTGCAGCTTTGCTTCTGAACTCTATTGTTttcagcactaatatatatccAAAATTGCTGTCAgattttttatctgaaaaacaGATTGTATCATATTCAGCTTGctatttgcagttttttcttttctattttttaagtGGTTCAGAGTTTTTATTGCTAGCAGCAATGGCCTATGATCGCTATGTGTCTATATGTGCACCTTTACAGTATGCAACAATAATGGGAAGAACCACAGTTAGTATTTTCCTGAGTTTAGCTTGGCTTGTGCCCGCTA caaatctatctggcggagtcaggtaagtaaTATTGAGCTCTAAAATGAAACTCtgtgaattgaatttgaatggAATCTTGTGTAACAATTCGATTTACAATATGTTCTGTGTAAGTTCAAAAGTGCATATAATATTTGGTGCTGTCTCTGTGGCTATGATTGCAATTTTCTCTCTGCTCTTCATAATTTTTACTTACACCAGAATACTGATAATATCCTTTCAGAGTTGCAAGGAAGTCAGAAAGAAAGCTGCTCAGACATGTTCGCCCCACTTACTAGTTTTGATCAGTTTCACCG TGTAA